In one Armatimonadota bacterium genomic region, the following are encoded:
- a CDS encoding metallophosphoesterase, translated as MGLTILHTNDLHGKLTAGRLDFLKQLRPAADLFFDCGDCIKSGNLAIPLGPDPVWPMLADAGITASVPGNRESHVLESVVRVKTGGAVHPILCSNWFRNDGSPVFQGPTLLDAGGFRIGVFGVMVPMVTESMATRRASQFVWGSPIPAAVEAAKQLRPDCDLLVALTHIGYGQDQKLLAAAPQIDLVLGGHSHTVLEGPGNIRQTGSHGRFIGRYVWDGGLVSAELIPWGGA; from the coding sequence GTGGGCCTCACCATCCTCCACACCAACGACCTCCACGGCAAGCTCACCGCTGGCCGTCTTGATTTTTTGAAGCAGCTCCGCCCAGCGGCAGACTTATTCTTCGATTGCGGGGATTGCATCAAATCCGGCAACCTCGCCATCCCATTGGGTCCCGACCCGGTGTGGCCGATGTTGGCTGATGCCGGGATCACTGCCTCGGTGCCGGGCAACCGCGAATCCCACGTTTTGGAATCTGTGGTGCGGGTCAAAACCGGGGGGGCGGTGCACCCTATCCTCTGCTCGAACTGGTTCCGGAATGATGGTTCGCCGGTTTTTCAGGGGCCGACCCTGCTTGATGCCGGGGGTTTCCGGATCGGCGTTTTCGGCGTGATGGTTCCGATGGTGACCGAATCCATGGCGACGCGGCGGGCAAGCCAGTTTGTCTGGGGTTCGCCGATCCCGGCTGCCGTTGAGGCCGCCAAGCAACTGCGGCCCGATTGTGATTTGCTGGTCGCCTTGACGCATATCGGCTATGGTCAGGACCAAAAGCTGCTTGCGGCGGCCCCCCAAATCGATCTGGTGTTGGGTGGACACAGCCATACAGTGCTGGAAGGCCCTGGCAATATCCGCCAGACGGGTTCCCATGGGCGGTTCATCGGCCGGTATGTTTGGGATGGCGGGCTCGTTTCCGCCGAATTGATCCCGTGGGGTGGGGCATGA
- the secG gene encoding preprotein translocase subunit SecG yields MQTVYNILLTVAALVAVAMSLLIFVTGKGDAMGGGGGVRTTFKGKASFDDQMYKFTLGLGGAFFGLMVVLDIISSKI; encoded by the coding sequence GTGCAAACCGTCTACAACATCTTGCTCACAGTCGCCGCTTTGGTTGCGGTGGCCATGTCCTTGCTGATTTTTGTCACCGGCAAGGGGGATGCGATGGGCGGCGGTGGCGGCGTGCGCACCACGTTCAAAGGCAAGGCGAGTTTCGACGACCAGATGTACAAGTTCACGCTCGGCCTCGGTGGGGCGTTTTTCGGCCTGATGGTCGTCCTGGACATCATTTCCAGCAAGATCTGA